In Vidua macroura isolate BioBank_ID:100142 chromosome 9, ASM2450914v1, whole genome shotgun sequence, the genomic window ACTTTGAGGGAagttataatttatatttttgcttttaaaaaatggggggaaaaattaagggaaaaaaaaccactattGCTTCTGGACGAGAATTACCAGAATGAGGCCCTTAAAAATAGacgtggggttttttttctctcctttagtGGGAATGGAAGTGGAGGGTCAGTTGATAAATTGAGCAAAGTTGTTTTCCCTGCTTGGTGTGTAGGCAGCTCACACTTGTCACCTTTGTAATATTCGCAAACAAGCGTGGATGGGGGAATCAGTACAGGAAAATACAAttgcaaagcaaaaagcaaCAGAAGCTGAGAGGAAAGCCAGACAGAGAAGTCTGGCTTCGTTCAGCTGCAGATCCACGGCTGTAGAACCGGCTCTGATGGCGGTGGTCCCGACTCAGGCCCCGGCCACCTCCGGTCCCTGCCCGGCTGCCAGCGGCAGGTTCCCCCcgcagggcagtgctggaggagctgtAACCACCCCAGGTTCCCTCCCTAACGCACCTCCCCGAGCTGCCTCACGCCTGTTTACATTCAAAATCACTTTCCCGTGGCGTCCACGCAGAAAACAGCCGTGCAGATTGCCCCTGCGAGCGATGGGTTACGTGTGCTTATCAGGGAGCCATGACATTGCTGCTTACCTCTCGGAGGGTTCGCTTGGCAGAATGCAGTCCTCCGAGGGTCCCTGAAACCTAAAGCAATCCAGCCATTAAAGCACTTTAAGACACTAAATACTGTTAGGCAGAGTGGCGGTGACATCCCCGTCCTGTACCGTCCTCACTCCTTCGCCCGGGGAAGGAAAAGCGAAGTCCTCGCGTCTTCTTGGTGCCCGGGCGCGGTTCCCCTTCAAAATGGCACTTTCGAATCAATCGAGGACACCAGAAACGCGGGAAGCAAGGAGTGTTGCCGTGGAGGGTCGCCTTCCACCGTTAAGACAACTTGACATTGACCCTTCATCCTTGACCTTGTCCTCAGGATGAGAGACGAGCCCGCGCCGCTGCCGGCGCGGCCCCGAGCGCGGAGCCGCTGCCCGCGGGGTGCCGAGCGAGGGCTAAAGGggccgggaccgggaccgggaccggagCCGGCTCCGCTCCCCCCGCGGGCAGGTGGAGACCGCCGGGGAGAAGCTCCGGGCAGCGCCGTGGCAGAGGCCGCCCTCCCGCCTGCCAAGCTCCCCCGATCCCGCTCCTCCCGCCGGGGTGCGGCGGCTCCCGCTGCTGCaacctccttttcctttcatttccccCCCCCTGGGCCTCAGCAGCGCTGCTCCTAAAAGCAGccgggctgtgctggctgtggcgGAGCCGTGCCCGGGCTGCGCGGCGAGGGGACGGCACCGGGCGCCGCGGAGctgctgcggcggcggcggcggccggagcgcggcggggccgggcgagGGGCGGGCGGGAGCCGCTGCAGGCCTTCCTGCCCGAACTCCGCCGCGCCTCCTTAAATCTCTGCCGTTAAAATGTGGGCGGGTGTTTCAACTCAAAAAGCgctcaaattttttttcttttcaaaaaaagctgatgaggttaaaaaaaaaaaaaaaaaaaaaaaaaaagaaggggaaaaaaaaaaaaaggagagagaaaccGGCTTCGTGTCCTTAGGAAACAGAAGTAGCGATTGTTTGTGCTTAAAAAAGGGGGAGCGCAAAGCCgcgggcggaggcggcggccgcGGACCGGCAAGTGCAGCTTTATTTCGCGAAGTTGGAAGAGGAGGCGAGCGGGGCTGTCAGTGCGGCGGcgagcgcggccgggccggggcagcggcggcACCAGCGCAGCCCCTGCCCCCGCCGGGAGCtcgccccgcgccccgcggccgcggcgggaGGAGCGGCTGTCCCGGGGAGCGCCCGGCGGAGCGCGGACAGCGGCGACGGGACCCCGGCGGAGGGACCCCGGCGGAGGGACGACGGCGGAGACGGCTCCGCGCCGCGGATCCTCCACGCCCTGAGCGCGGGCGGCGGTTCGCGGCAgcccccccgcgccgcccgccgccctccTGGATGCTCCGGAGTCGCCGCCGCCGGGGGCGGCCGCCGGCCGGGATCGCGCCCGCCCGCTGCGCGGAGGCTGCGCGGGGCCGCGGgagtgaagctgctgctgctgctgctgcggcgGGGAGCGAGAGCGCCGAGGGAGCGAGCTGGGCGCCGGgacagccgccgccgccgcgcccggccCTCCGCGGGCGCGGCTcgtccttcccttccctgctgggcCCGGACTAAGCCGACGGAGAGGGATGAAGGGGGGATCCCGAGCGGGAGTTGGATGCACACTGCTACAGGAGACCTTTCCtccgagctgctgctgctgctaagtTTCAGAAACCGGCTGTGAACAGGGTGGGTTGTCTTCTTCTTCCAAGATCTCAGGTCTGAGTGAGTCTCCGGTGTACGTGTATATATGTTACCTATAACATATACAATATATTGCATAGCTGTTAATCtattccccccctccccccgcgaAAGTGGCCAAAGTCTTTAATAAGAGTTACTCTATATGTGGAAGCAAAGAAATCTTGCTTCAAGTGGAGCTGCAGTTTTGCTGAATAATCACGTGTGAGTTAGGGGCGGGCTCTTGGCAAGGAGGTTTTTTACGAGTATTTACTACAAGGTCTTACTCCAGAAGATTAACCATCCCAATCCTTCTGTCAGTCTCCGATGCCATgcctggttaaaaaaaaaaaaaaaaatctcatcttttTTCCGATCGTCAGTCACCCTAAAGAATGGCCGAGCCTTCTGGGAACGAGCTGGCGTCCGCGGCTGCCAAGGGGGACCTAGTGCAACTTACTAATTTGTTGCAAAAGAATGTAAACGTCAATGCACAAAATGGATTTGGGAGGACTGCGCTGCAGGTTGGTatccagagagggagaaaatatttcatcacTGGTACCTACGTGACCCGGGTTTCCAAAAAAGACAACGCTTTAAGCAGGCTGGTGGATGAAATTCGAGTGGTTTTTCAAAGTCGTTGGATGCCATATTTTATAACTTTAGTGGCTCCAACTCCCTAAAATGACGTACTTGAAATAAAACTGGTCAAAACCATTCTTTCAATCGGGGATCACCCTCAATGTCAAACGGGCTACGAGTTTGCTAATATTTTGTAACTTCGTGGGGAGGAGGCAAGGAGTGAGAGAGCTGAGATGAAAAGAAATCAGCTTAGGTGAGCAGGATTTCATAGCAGGTCTGTAAACACAAATGTTCTGTTCTCTGAAGCTTaggatttttatctttttttttccttttttttcctttcttttttttttttttttttttttttttttttttttttttttttttctttcctgcaatGTGCTTTTAAAGCTCGTCTGGGTTCTGGGGTCTGCTGTGGATGGTGCTTTTCCTTTCTACTCTGTTTGTGGGAATGACCTTTCTCATTGGGAATCATGCTGCTCAGAAGCGAGGACCTCCGATGTACATTAAGAGCTAGCCCTGCGAGCCAGGGTTCCAGCTGAATCACTTGCTTTTTCATTCATATTTAAGactttaaaatttgcttttttcagaTCGGCTAGCAGGGTACTGCTTccaattatttcctttctgatcGTCTAGGGTGCTGTGTCCTAATTTTTAACTGTGTagcagtgcaggcaggagtTGGAACTCGTCCAAATGCTAACTATTGTAGCTGATGaaagattttgcttttaatattaTCAGATAATGATGGCAAAAAGGCTAGAATACCTAACAAATAGTGAAAGGTGTGATTTATAAATCCAGAGGGAAAATAAGTGTGGTTATTTGTACTTAAGTTATAAGTAATGCAATGTGGAAGTGGAGCTATAggtcttttttatttcacacaTTAGTAAAATCGTTTTTTTAACCcctcttcccccttcccccaaaACCATGataataatttcagaaagtGGATTTTTAAACAGCATAGAACCTGTGAATGTACTCGAGATATTTACAGCTTTTTGGCTTAACATCAAAATGTTAAAGCTGGAAAATAAGCACCTCTTGCTGATAATGCAGGAATGACCCTTTTTTGATAATTTCACTGGAGCTGGAGATCTGTGAGCTCCTCGCTGTCCTGTTAACACCTAAATAGGGCATCGCATGGCAGTGCAGGCACTTGCAGCAACTTTTAAGAGAGTGAAAgggtttaaattaaaaacttagacaagttaaattatttaagaaagCAGGAAACATTTAGCTAGTTCATTTATCCTCGGGACAAGGGCTGAAAACCGATTTATCCTACAGGAATGCTGgatattttttctaaaagcaGCTAACTGTCCATATCCTGAATTAAGGTATATTTTACACAATTACATAGCCCCTAGCTATATTAAACATGCATCTGTGCCCTAACGATACTTCTTAGGGATTATAACAACTGAGCTAATGAACcaccacaaaaaccaaaacaggagAATCTGTCGACTTATTTTCAATATGTATCATCCTGAAATGTGCTGTGGGTGCCTGGCCACGCTCGAAAGATTTCTCTGTCAGTGCACTCTGCAAGAGTGAGAAAATCTCTCTGTCATCTCTCTCTCAGTTACAACGGAGAGAATGCTCCTATATTAATGTCaatgaatttatatttttcctctgcatttaTGTTTAATTAAACAACTACTTGGCTTGTCTTGCTCTGtcctttttatttctggtgAAGTGTACCTATGCAGGCCTCAAATACATCTCCTGCCCTTATGCTCTTCGTCAGACTTATTCAATTAATGTTTTCTACTTCTTCACCTCCCTCCCCACAAAACATAACTTTGCAAAATATAGGAGGCATTTGCTGTTCAGTTGTAGCCCACGGCCAAAAAGCACCacttttttaagattttctccCCCTCGCATCTTTAACTGAAGCCTTCAGTCCCCTGGCCTGAACACTGAAAACTCCCACTTAACCCAAATATATGTTTTGAATTCACAAATAATACAGCCTGGGCTCTCAAAAAGAGATCAGAATGTCCAGTTTTTACTAAACAAAGAGAGATCACAATGatcctgttttcttttacattgCTTCCATCTCTGTTAGAAGTGAAAGAAGTGGCTGGAAGTCGGGAGCTGGAAGCCTTGGGGCACAGAGAGATCTCTTTCCCTCAATCCCAGCCTGTCTTATCTGCACTTTTGCTCCTGTCTGTGGTTATAATGTGCTGGGCTGCTTTACACTTCCAACACTgtacataaatatatgtattatatcttgcttttcttaaaaaacttgatatatattttttgtcagGAGAGATTTTCAGCAAACCTCTGTAGAAATTGTACGTTAAGCTAAATCTAATGCACTGTAATGCTCGTgtatgttgattttttttttaattaatcacgATTTTCAAATCAATGTGTAAATCTCTCtctaaagaaatagaaaagagttggtgttttttttaaatttatacttAAAATGAGACTAGTTACAAGGACAGGAAAATACTGCCTATAGGCTAGAGATTACACAATATACATTACAGTGTTCATTTTTGGAAAGTGTGCAAACAAAAAATGAGGAATTACAAGGAAAGCGGTGCAAGCAGTTAAGTTACAAATAAGAGAGATTTGTGTTCTAATTATGATAGTTTTATGGTGCAATTGAGAAAATTGaaagaagctttttctttttttttttccctgagagaAACAGTCAGAAAATCcaattattgttgttgttgtatttttttaagggATGTTTTAACGACAGAACATAGCCACAGTTTACTTATAGAAAGGTTATGaaagtataatataatatactGATTTTAGAAGACAACTTCTGTAACTTTGAAACATTCcttttgactttttctttttgggtGACCTAATGAAACATAAATATTGGggagaagaatttattttaacatttatgtttCTCAACAGATAGAGCTATGGTACAGtccaaatatttgttttatgatAATGCACAGACAATGTAAACACCTGAAAGCTTGTAAAAACACATTCTACATTTGCTGTTGCTTAGGTAAAATATCTGTTCCTCAGAGACCCTATATTTGCTGTTTAACAACAGAGGTGTACATTTGCTGTTTAACAATGCAGGGGTGTCTCAATACTTAGACAAATAAAACTGAACTATACTTAATTTTTATATGTTAAGAAACTGAGATGACCTTcgctagggaaaaaaaaaaaaaaaaaaaaaagttgttctaTCCCATTCTGTGCTATTTCAGGCATTAATCTCTCCGAGGCAGAAAGCTACGGCCACCGAAGTGATAACATCTTTCACAATTTCACCGAGTTCAGTaacaaatacatgaaaaacGAGATGTTCTGGTGTGTCATTAGTTCTATAGCGAGTCTCCTCTGTCTGCTTTAAATGAGAATTGGACTCTGACAAAAGCCAGGGATGAGAAGCGAGGACgggaggcagtgctggagcacagccccaCCCGCGGTATCCaattctcctctctctttcGTAGGTGATGAAACTCGGGAACCCCGAAATCGCCCGGCGGCTGCTCAGTAACGGGGCCAACCCCAACCTGAAAGACAGTACCGGCTTCGCTGTCATCCACGATGTAGCCAGGGAGGGGTTTCTGGACACTTTGCAGACTCTGCTGGAGTTCAAAGCCGATGTTAACATTGAGGACAACGACGGCAACCTGCCCTTGCACTTGGCGGCCCAGGAGGGGCACGTGCGggtggtggagctgctgctggcacgcTCCGAGTGCAAGGTGGGCCACCAGAACAAGCGGGGGGCCACCGCCTACGACCTGGCCAAGCTCTACAGGAGGGCAGCCGTGGTGGAACTCCTGGaggccagcagctccttcccccccAGCATGGACTGAACCCTGCTAGGACACGGGGTCTCCTTTGGACGTGAGGGTGTGCAGACTTCTTGGGGTGTTTCCCTCCTTTTTAACAACATTTGTTGCcacattactttttttttttttttttttttttaccctgaaCAGCTGGTAGTGTAAGTCTCAAGGAATTCCAGAGGTGGGTTTGTAGACAACAGAAACGTTTTAAATCCACGCTCTGAGCAGTTTCCTATACTTTTCACTTTACACAGTACTCCCAGGCTCATCCGTGTGTATGTTGGTTGCTCATATTTAGTTTTCCAGTATCAacttttacaatttattttagGTCATTCGTATCAAGTCATTAATACAAGAGCTACTATTCACATGCTAAATATTGCTGGACtcttaagaaaaggaaatagtttACTGTGATTTCTCCCACCTCTCAATGCATCCCTCCCTTCTCTTCACTCCCCTCACCCCTCTCGTTCAGGCTCAAGAGTCTGAGGTCCTGTTTTAGATAAAAACATCCTTTCAATAAGGggtcacctgcagcccctgcacaggcagagctggaagtCAAAGGCTGCGTGGCCTGAGGACAGTGGATGGCGCTTAGATGCTTTAGGCAGTAACTGCATTTTGTCACTAACAACAGCTTCTAGAACTAGGTCACTTACTTTCTAAATGTAGATGACACTTTTCCTCTTTGTGTATTTAAACTTTCACCAATCTGGTTTTGAATTTAGTTACCAGAAACAGTATAAGTGGTGTTTCTTCGATTGCCAGAGGTTTTAAACAGCTCAGTTTAGTAGTTCGTGTTTACTGTGCACTgcagaagaggttttttttttttttttttttttttttttagtttcaaaacaagcagcagagaaCCATTGTCAAAGAGGACATGAAAGCTGCAATACAAGACTTCTGGTCGCTTCATCTGCTGATTGCAGTTTAGATGTTCCCTAAGTAATATTTGCTTTCCACCAACTATTCTGTTTTGTCTggaaataaactattttaatgACAGCATCTCACAAAACAAGAATATTGGAATACTGTGACATTTAGGAAGCAGTACTTTTGATATTTGTGAAGTTAAGTTATTGCTTGCACCTAAAACACAATTTAACCATTGGAAATTTTCTATTGCAACAGAGAGCTGAGAGTATTCACCAGACTGAAACTCATTTGCCTCTCCAGCCCCAACAGGAGCTAACGATGCTCAGCACCGTGTCGGGCAGAGTCTATTAGGAAACTTTTAACATTTGTACAGGATCTACTTATTGGGCAGATGGGCAGTTTAAAGCGCTTCACTTTGAATAGTCTAAATTTCAGTCGTGCAAAATAGAAGGTTTTAAATCAATGCAAAATGAATACTACTTTAAATAGCACttaaaaaaggagagggaataCATTAGTTtagtttttaactttttttttaattagtccCACAAAATCAGTTACTAcattttcaagtaaaaaaaaaattgctgaaactGTCTGTCACATTTACTATAAGCTCTGTCACACTGCTGTGTTCTGATTAAAAACCTctgtgaaatatgaaaaattgtGCTATGATCATTAATcggagcagcacagcacataGGAAGCATTTTTGGGGAAATAATCTTAAAATTCCCGGTAGAAAGAGCACTAAACCACTTGAAATATTAAACCGAGCAACATAATCCACAGGTCCCCGAGGTGAAGTGACCCAAATCGCTCTGTGTTGCTCTCAATCTTCCTTTCCTCGTGTCCTGGAGGATGCTCCaagccttttccttctccattcCTCTCAGAAAGACGAATTCTGTGCTACACCAGAAGGTAATATCCAGCTTTCCCAcgtttgttattttttttttttttcacccatgCTACTAAAAAAACTCATTCCAAACCCGTTTGGAGCTTCACCAGCATTTAATTTACTCTAAGGCGAAGTTTAAGCAGTGGCTTAATAGAACAACTTCTCTTCCGAGAAAAATGCCCCGCCTAGTCAGAAATAGCGGCGTTTATTGCGTGCCAGGAGTTCAGGGTTAAAGCCAGGACGAATCACCCCCCGGCCATGCCCAAAGCCTCGGCGGCTGAGTCACGGCTGATAGTCTGGTGTAAAGGTGCGTTTTATCTGATTTCACTGCTGCGTTTTCTCCGTGAGCCCCTCAACTTACTAGAAACAAGATGATCAATTGAAAATCCTAGTTAGATACTTGGAAAGCAAAAATTGCTATTATCCCTGGAAGTTAACAGTTACTGCGAAGAGCCTCTGGGAAACCAAAGAAATCAGTCAGCTGGTGGGTTACAGGTACCTTACAGGGCTTGTCAGTGACAAAAGGTGCCTGGTTG contains:
- the CDKN2C gene encoding cyclin-dependent kinase 4 inhibitor C; translation: MAEPSGNELASAAAKGDLVQLTNLLQKNVNVNAQNGFGRTALQVMKLGNPEIARRLLSNGANPNLKDSTGFAVIHDVAREGFLDTLQTLLEFKADVNIEDNDGNLPLHLAAQEGHVRVVELLLARSECKVGHQNKRGATAYDLAKLYRRAAVVELLEASSSFPPSMD